The proteins below come from a single Macaca fascicularis isolate 582-1 chromosome 9, T2T-MFA8v1.1 genomic window:
- the LOC102133108 gene encoding small ribosomal subunit protein eS10-like: MLMPKKNQIAIYELLFKEGVMVAKKDVHMPKHPELADKNVPNLHVMKAMQSLKSQGYVKEQFAWRHFYWYLTNEGIQYLRDYLHLPPEIVPATQRCSRPETGRPRPKGLQGERPARLTRGEADRDTYRQSAVPSGANKKAEAGAGSATEFQFRGGFGRGCGQPPQ, translated from the coding sequence ATGTTGATGCCTAAGAAGAACCAGATTGCCATTTATGAACTCCTTTTTAAGGAGGGAGTCATGGTGGCCAAGAAGGATGTCCACATGCCTAAGCACCCGGAGCTGGCAGACAAGAATGTGCCCAACCTTCATGTCATGAAGGCCATGCAGTCTCTCAAGTCCCAAGGCTACGTGAAGGAACAGTTTGCCTGGAGACATTTCTACTGGTACCTTACCAATGAGGGTATCCAGTATCTCCGTGATTACCTTCATCTGCCCCCGGAGATTGTGCCTGCCACCCAACGCTGTAGCCGtccagagactggcaggcctagGCCTAAAGGTCTGCAGGGTGAGCGACCTGCGAGACTCACAAGAGGGGAAGCTGACAGAGATACCTACAGACAGAGTGCTGTGCCATCTGGTGCCAACAAGAAAGCCGAGGCTGGGGCTGGGTCAGCAACCGAATTCCAGTTTAGAGGCGGATTCGGTCGTGGATGTGGTCAGCCACCTCAGTAA